The Leptospira montravelensis nucleotide sequence ATTAGTAACTTATTTATAAGATTTTACCAAGCACATGATTCGAATCAAATTTTTCAAAGAGGAACAGGCTTAGGTTTAGCCATTTCGAAAAAACTAGTTGAACTTATGAATGGAAATATCGCTGTTAAAAGTACCTTAGGTATAGGATCAGAATTTGTTTTTAAAATTCCATTGATGATTTCTACCACTGCTAATTTAGTAAATTCTCAACTCAAACAAACAAACGAACAATTTCATAATTTAAAAGTTTTAATCGTAGATGATGTCCAAGAAAATTTACTTATTGTAAAAAAATTCTTAGAAAAAGAAGTGTTTAGTATACATCTCTCCTCTGGTGGCTATGAAGCTGTCACTATATTTGATGAGAATTTGTTTGATATTGTTTTAATGGATATTCAAATGCCGACTTTAAATGGATTTGAATTACTAAAAATTTTCCGCAAAATAGACTCGGATCGATTTAGATTTACTCCGATAATAGCTTTTACGGCAAATGTAACTTTAGAGGAACAACGTGAAATAAATGATGCTGGATTTAATGGTTTTCTTTCTAAACCTGTTTCAAAAAAAGTTATATTTGATAAATTTAACGAATTATTAAGTTAATATATTATCAGTTCGTAAGCAAGATCAGTTTATAATTAGTTATCACCTTTTGTGATACAACAATGCTTTCTTTAGACATGTAGTTAGTTTTGCTTTAGAAAGTTTTTTACTGACAGAAAAATATACTGCTCTTCTTCCATCACAGTTCCAATCTGGAAATTCAACTGCAATTTCTTTAGCAATCGTAGTTTTACAATTGAAATAGAGTGCAAATTCCACTTCATTTACTTTCGCAATCCTTACGGTAGAACCTGATTTTGTTTTTGGAGTTAAAAAACTAGGTTCCCCCCATTTCAAACATTCATCAATTTCGCCTATCCTTGGATCTTTTTCTGACAACTCATAAATCCAATTCCGAATTTCCATAAATTTATCAAACATTACTGGTGTTAGGTTAAAGTAGTAAGAGGAAACTTCCTCCGAGGGAAATTTCAATTTAGATGTATTTTTTTGATTAGAAGAACTAATTTTCATTTTCTGCTAACTGATATTTTAGATTTACTTATTTATTTTTATCTATAAGTAGTTAGTACTTCTCATTACAGAAAAGTAAAATTAAAACTCTAATATTGAAATATGGGTCCAATTTTTTCATCTGTGCCTTTGTATCGGACTTTATCACCGATTTTTACTGCATTAAAATCGGTAACACCATCAATCACCGTTGTCAGTTTTACATTTTCCTCCGTTTGCACAATTGCTAGGACATAAGGAGCACGAGCTGCCATATGGCCAAATCCTACGTAAACTACAGTAAACGAATGTATCGTTCCATTCTCTTTTAATTCCACTTTTTCTGTGGATTCACTGCCACAAGAAGGACAACCACTCAGAACTTCAGCTACTTTGAAGTTACATTGGTTGCAAATTGTGCCAGTAAATGTTTGTGTTACGCTCATATTACATTTCTTATTTGGTCTTGATTAATTTGCAATACGTTTAAATTATTGTTAGGTGAATTTGACTAAAAATAATTTTGAACATTTCTAAGCACAATGCTTAATATTTGACTTTTAAAACCACTTTACCTTTTGTACGTCCAGTTTCCACATAAGATAAAGCTTCGTTGGTTTGTTCAAACGGTATTATTTTATCGATCACTGGTCGTATTGTTCCAGCTTCAATCAATGTGGTTATTTCACTTAACTGATTGCCATCAGCCTTCATAAACAAAAACTCAAAATTGACATTCAACTTTTTTGCCTTTCGGATTACTGACATACTTAGTAAATTCATAATGAATTGGAAATGCCGACCTAAACCAATTTTTTTTGCAAAATCTTTAGTTGGTGGTCCCGTAAGTGACACTAGAGTTCCGCCTGGTTTTAAAATTTGTAACGATTTGTTAAGTATTTTATTGTCCCTATTGCTATGTAATACCACATCATAATCTTTTAAAATTTTAGAAAAATCTTCCGTTTTATAATCAATGATTAAATCAGCACCAAGACTTTTCACCAAATTTGTATTAGCTGAACTTGTTGTAGTTGCAACAAAAGCACCTAAATATTTTGCTAGTTGAATTGCAAATGTGCCAACACCACCTGAACCAGCTTGTATAAAAACCTTTTGACCTTTTTTAACATTTGTTATCTCCACCAAGGCCTGCCAAGATGTAAGGCCAACTAATGGAATTGATGCTGCCTCTTCCATTGAAATGTTTTTAGGTTTCATAGCTAAATCATTTTCAGAAATAGCGATAAACTCAGCAAAGGTGCCTATATGAAAATCGGAAGGCCTAGCATAAACTTCATCGCCAACTTTAAATTTTGAAACATTAGCTCCCACTTTTGTGATAACACCTGCCATATCATGTCCATTTGTAAAAGGTGGTTTGTATGGAAGAAAAATTTTAAAATCTCCATTTCTAATTAACGAATCAAGTAGGTTGATAGCCGTTGAGTGTATTTGAACTAAAACTTCATTATCTTTTACTGTTGGTTCTGGTACTTCTGCAAGTACCAGTTTTTCTTTTTTACCGTAACGTCTTACCTGAAATGCTTTCATTGTCTTAACCCTTAAATCGATTGAAACTTTTAATCAAAGATTTCTCAAATACTTTGTAAGCAAAGTGTTGGATCGCCAAAATCACAGAGGCACCTTTTCCGACTGGATGGCTGAATTTTGGATCTTTTGTTTCAATCAATTTTACCAAAGTATCAATCACAGGAGTTGGTTCTGGAGCATTGTCAAATAGATCTTTTGCAAACATTTCGATTTTACTTCTATATTGATTGTAGTCATCAATTTTAAGTTTAGCTTTCACAGAATTAGTAAATACTTTTGTCTTAAATCCCATTGGTTCAACCATTGCAACTTTGATGTTGAATTCATTTAACTCAAATCGTAATGATTTAAAAAATCCTTCCAATGCATGTTTGGAAGCTCCATAATATGAACCACTAGGAAAATTCAATAGTCCCATAATCGATCCAACGGTTATAATTTTTCCAGATCTTTGTTTTCTAAAATCTGGTAACAATTCTTTTGTAAGTTTGACAGTTCCCCAAAAATTAGTTTCGAATTGTCTTTTACCTTCTTCGATCGTAGTTTCCTCTGCTAATCCCGATAAATAAAAACCGGCATTATTGATCAAAACATCGAGTTGGGAAATATGCTTGAACAATTCATTACGGAATACCTTGATTGAATTATCATCGGCAATATCAAGTGATAACATTTTGAATGGTACTTTGATTTGGTTAGGGTTACGACTAGTGCCAATGACGTTGTAACCACTTTCATGAAGTCTCGTTGCAGCAATCAGACCAAAACCTGATGATGCGCCCGTGATTAAAATTGTTTGTTTCATACTTCGATTAGACTCCGTGTTTTAATTTTTACTTGCAATTTGCAAGTAAAAATATCACTTTTATTTTGCAAGTGATTATTTTGTTATATTTTTTAAAATTTTTAATTGGAGGAAAATGAATGGAAAAAGCTAATAAAAGGTCAGAATGCCCTCTCAGCTGCTCATTAGACATATTTGGTGACAAATGGTCGTTAC carries:
- a CDS encoding Zn-ribbon domain-containing OB-fold protein; amino-acid sequence: MSVTQTFTGTICNQCNFKVAEVLSGCPSCGSESTEKVELKENGTIHSFTVVYVGFGHMAARAPYVLAIVQTEENVKLTTVIDGVTDFNAVKIGDKVRYKGTDEKIGPIFQY
- a CDS encoding NADP-dependent oxidoreductase; translated protein: MKAFQVRRYGKKEKLVLAEVPEPTVKDNEVLVQIHSTAINLLDSLIRNGDFKIFLPYKPPFTNGHDMAGVITKVGANVSKFKVGDEVYARPSDFHIGTFAEFIAISENDLAMKPKNISMEEAASIPLVGLTSWQALVEITNVKKGQKVFIQAGSGGVGTFAIQLAKYLGAFVATTTSSANTNLVKSLGADLIIDYKTEDFSKILKDYDVVLHSNRDNKILNKSLQILKPGGTLVSLTGPPTKDFAKKIGLGRHFQFIMNLLSMSVIRKAKKLNVNFEFLFMKADGNQLSEITTLIEAGTIRPVIDKIIPFEQTNEALSYVETGRTKGKVVLKVKY
- a CDS encoding SDR family NAD(P)-dependent oxidoreductase; its protein translation is MKQTILITGASSGFGLIAATRLHESGYNVIGTSRNPNQIKVPFKMLSLDIADDNSIKVFRNELFKHISQLDVLINNAGFYLSGLAEETTIEEGKRQFETNFWGTVKLTKELLPDFRKQRSGKIITVGSIMGLLNFPSGSYYGASKHALEGFFKSLRFELNEFNIKVAMVEPMGFKTKVFTNSVKAKLKIDDYNQYRSKIEMFAKDLFDNAPEPTPVIDTLVKLIETKDPKFSHPVGKGASVILAIQHFAYKVFEKSLIKSFNRFKG